A genomic region of Catalinimonas niigatensis contains the following coding sequences:
- a CDS encoding DUF7793 family protein, with translation MNTFNFYNDVVEFDIQDGILFGKYKVSKIDLESAKKATVFRKQITNGKKFPSIANISMVKEVTKETREYFSDEAGDDLTALAVIVSNPVTRMMGNFFLKFHQPKYPFKFFSDTSSAKQWITDYK, from the coding sequence ATGAATACTTTTAACTTTTATAATGATGTCGTGGAATTTGATATTCAGGACGGTATCCTATTTGGCAAGTATAAAGTTTCAAAAATAGACTTGGAATCAGCAAAAAAGGCTACTGTTTTCAGGAAACAAATTACCAATGGTAAGAAATTTCCTTCCATTGCTAATATTTCTATGGTCAAGGAGGTTACCAAAGAAACCAGGGAGTATTTTTCAGACGAGGCAGGTGATGATTTAACTGCCCTGGCAGTCATTGTAAGCAATCCTGTGACAAGAATGATGGGAAATTTCTTTCTTAAGTTTCACCAACCTAAATACCCTTTTAAGTTTTTTAGTGACACATCTAGTGCTAAACAATGGATAACTGATTATAAGTAA
- a CDS encoding sensor histidine kinase yields the protein MGANNRIEKINHLILEIANGNFDHKLEISDEFDEVDAIVAGINMLGEELKASMIAKNYLKSIFEGIIDMLIIFDEHMFIKEVNHKTIELLGFDESCLIGQPVSSLFPRGEKKLINLIKTKLVKQGFLYNQETSFRQAIGDVLPVSISLSVLKDNHNEEKGFILIAKDLKHVLLTANALKQKNEELKTLVYKVSHDLKGPVASVIGLLNLVDMAGDDLPTIQNYLFHVRSSLDKLNHTIVSLLEYSLSSQPDYEIETIYIKDLLIEVIQSYASFPGRNQVTIQLEATEDLIIKTGRKLLTSIFQHLIENAITYRAPFKKHALLKITTYRQGKNILFTFKDNGCGMESQVAARAFDMFYRGTQTSKGSGLGLFIAKTNIERLGGEISLSSKTGLGTEVRLHLPSLTENTISISK from the coding sequence ATGGGTGCAAATAATCGTATAGAAAAAATAAATCACCTTATTCTTGAAATTGCTAATGGAAACTTCGATCATAAATTAGAGATTTCAGATGAATTTGATGAAGTAGATGCTATTGTAGCCGGTATCAATATGCTCGGTGAGGAACTTAAGGCATCTATGATCGCCAAAAACTACCTGAAAAGTATATTTGAGGGAATTATAGATATGCTAATCATTTTTGATGAGCATATGTTTATCAAAGAAGTAAATCATAAAACCATTGAGCTTTTAGGTTTTGATGAGTCCTGTTTGATAGGTCAGCCTGTTAGCAGTCTCTTTCCCAGAGGAGAAAAAAAGCTAATTAATTTAATTAAAACCAAACTGGTAAAACAGGGTTTTCTATATAACCAAGAAACATCATTCAGGCAAGCAATTGGGGATGTACTTCCCGTTTCCATTTCCCTATCCGTTCTTAAAGACAATCATAATGAAGAGAAAGGATTTATACTGATTGCAAAAGATTTAAAGCATGTTTTACTGACAGCGAATGCTTTAAAACAGAAAAATGAAGAGCTTAAAACTTTGGTGTATAAAGTCTCCCATGATCTGAAAGGTCCGGTAGCATCAGTTATTGGCCTCCTGAATCTGGTAGATATGGCTGGCGATGATTTGCCCACTATACAAAATTATTTATTTCACGTCAGAAGCAGCCTTGATAAGCTTAACCATACCATTGTAAGTTTATTGGAGTATTCATTATCTTCTCAGCCGGATTATGAAATTGAGACCATATATATCAAAGACTTGTTAATAGAAGTGATTCAAAGTTATGCATCTTTTCCTGGAAGAAATCAAGTAACAATTCAGTTGGAAGCCACAGAAGATCTGATCATTAAAACAGGAAGAAAACTACTAACCTCTATTTTTCAACACTTGATAGAAAATGCGATTACCTACCGTGCCCCTTTTAAAAAACATGCGCTGCTAAAAATCACTACTTACCGGCAAGGAAAAAATATTTTATTTACTTTTAAGGATAATGGTTGTGGAATGGAAAGTCAGGTCGCTGCTCGTGCTTTTGATATGTTTTACCGGGGCACTCAAACTTCTAAGGGAAGCGGGCTAGGCTTATTTATTGCTAAAACCAATATAGAAAGACTGGGTGGTGAAATTTCATTAAGTAGCAAAACCGGATTGGGTACAGAGGTTCGTTTACATTTGCCGTCACTTACTGAAAATACCATCAGTATCTCAAAATAA
- a CDS encoding DUF7793 family protein has protein sequence MNQNKFENDYFYAELNDNIVTVQYKPNLHLKLDDAHRIVAERLAYFGNLKTPVLIKSSRIKSIDKQAREYLFNEGLINITAIALVETSTVEKVLTTIVFNFNKPKIPHKVFSSNQDAMKWLRKFL, from the coding sequence ATGAATCAAAACAAATTTGAGAATGACTACTTTTATGCTGAATTGAATGATAATATTGTTACTGTACAGTACAAACCAAATCTGCATTTAAAGTTAGATGATGCCCATCGTATCGTAGCTGAGCGCTTAGCATACTTTGGCAATTTAAAGACTCCGGTACTCATCAAAAGTTCTCGTATCAAAAGCATTGATAAACAGGCCCGAGAATATCTGTTCAATGAAGGCTTGATCAATATTACCGCTATTGCTTTGGTTGAAACAAGTACCGTAGAGAAAGTACTTACCACGATTGTCTTTAATTTTAACAAGCCTAAAATCCCTCATAAGGTATTTTCCAGTAACCAGGATGCAATGAAGTGGTTGAGAAAGTTTTTGTAG
- a CDS encoding M28 family metallopeptidase: protein MGACNSPQAETETPDIEISEEELRTHISTLASDEFEGRMPFSAGEEKTVGYLEAQFQNMGLEPGSGDSYLQAVPLVEIEAVPTTDLIIQSDEEELKLTYRDNFVALTRRVTDQVEVKDSELVFCGFGIVAPEYGWNDYEGVDMKGKTAVVLVNDPGFGTQDSSFFKGNTMTYYGRWTYKYEEAARQGAEGVIIVHNTAPAGYPWGVVRSSWTGKALYLQPEDNNMSRCAFEGWVDIASAQKIFQSAGIDNYLGMARQADFKPVSLGMTASLSMEVDYELATSQNVVAKLTGSEYPDEYIIYSAHWDHIGVNEPVEGDSIYNGALDNASGVAVMLEIANAFSKLEQKPERSVIFLAVTAEEQGLLGSAYYAENPIYPLDKTVANINMDGIWFLGPMKDLTVVGYGQSELDEYAEAAAKAQGRYIIPDPQPEKGYFFRSDHFNFAKVGVPALYASGESEQMEKGKEWTKEQNAAWTQKHYHQPSDEYIADEWNFEGMVLDGELLFNIGYRLANERNFPQWKSSSEFKAARENSLN, encoded by the coding sequence ATGGGCGCTTGTAACTCACCCCAAGCTGAAACCGAGACTCCTGACATTGAAATTAGTGAAGAAGAACTAAGAACACATATTTCTACGCTGGCTTCAGATGAATTTGAAGGCAGAATGCCTTTTTCAGCTGGTGAGGAAAAGACAGTAGGGTATCTTGAAGCACAATTTCAAAATATGGGGCTTGAACCTGGAAGCGGAGATAGTTATTTACAGGCTGTTCCCTTGGTAGAAATTGAGGCAGTTCCCACTACTGATTTAATCATTCAGTCTGACGAGGAAGAATTGAAGTTAACCTATCGGGATAATTTTGTAGCCCTAACCCGTAGAGTAACGGATCAGGTCGAAGTGAAAGATTCAGAACTGGTTTTCTGTGGTTTTGGCATTGTAGCTCCTGAATATGGTTGGAATGACTATGAAGGAGTGGATATGAAAGGTAAAACAGCAGTTGTGCTGGTCAATGATCCGGGATTTGGAACGCAAGATTCCTCTTTCTTCAAAGGGAATACCATGACTTACTATGGGCGCTGGACTTATAAATATGAAGAGGCAGCGCGTCAGGGGGCTGAAGGCGTGATTATCGTTCATAATACCGCTCCCGCTGGCTATCCCTGGGGTGTGGTAAGAAGCAGCTGGACTGGGAAGGCCCTCTATCTTCAGCCAGAAGACAATAATATGTCTCGCTGTGCCTTTGAGGGCTGGGTAGATATTGCTTCAGCTCAGAAAATCTTTCAATCAGCAGGAATAGATAATTATTTGGGAATGGCACGTCAGGCAGATTTTAAGCCAGTAAGTCTGGGTATGACAGCTTCGCTCTCTATGGAGGTAGATTATGAATTGGCAACTTCACAAAATGTAGTTGCTAAACTGACAGGTAGTGAATATCCAGATGAATACATCATTTATTCAGCCCACTGGGACCACATTGGAGTCAACGAACCGGTAGAAGGTGACTCTATCTATAATGGTGCGCTGGATAACGCCAGTGGTGTAGCTGTGATGCTGGAGATTGCCAATGCTTTCAGTAAACTTGAGCAAAAACCGGAACGTAGTGTGATCTTTCTGGCAGTTACTGCAGAAGAGCAAGGCCTTTTGGGATCGGCTTACTATGCTGAAAATCCAATCTATCCATTAGACAAAACAGTAGCAAACATTAATATGGATGGTATCTGGTTTCTTGGACCTATGAAAGACCTGACTGTTGTAGGCTATGGACAGTCCGAACTGGATGAATACGCAGAAGCGGCAGCTAAAGCACAGGGTAGATATATTATTCCTGACCCTCAGCCGGAAAAAGGATATTTCTTCCGCTCCGACCATTTTAATTTCGCCAAAGTAGGTGTTCCGGCTTTATATGCCAGCGGGGAATCAGAGCAAATGGAGAAAGGCAAGGAATGGACCAAAGAACAAAATGCTGCCTGGACGCAAAAACATTATCATCAGCCTTCTGACGAATATATAGCTGATGAATGGAATTTTGAAGGAATGGTGCTGGATGGAGAGTTATTATTCAATATTGGCTATCGTCTGGCTAACGAAAGAAATTTTCCCCAATGGAAAAGTAGCTCTGAATTTAAGGCAGCAAGAGAAAATTCTTTGAACTGA
- a CDS encoding OmpA family protein has translation MRVSNDLFKLLFICFFICGHTNSTITLNEEIKGNKKAIIRYGQEPDALHTGNYLIIGVFEYEKNARRFTNKALKDGLKADYKFYSKTGFFYVYTNSDSVRDDMIEAYQYLRNKTSYNDAWIFTVQDEKPEIEYKPKDKEISYGQPFVVASDLEHKDKPEPASLLHVDQMVVVFETINHQTGDSVNTEIQLVDSRKARLIEKLGQNQTWNFSKQEFALDTVQVIAQALGYRKFQIDWAVSSPLNDSANYFTSIRNDTLIVHLPLMELEVGDVQVMYNTYFYGNSTVMRIQSMYELEELYKALNRNPAMKIKLHGHTNGNFRGIVYLYLEEAKNFFELARTKEYKKRSVSSTSLSASRAETIKSYLTHLGIAPERIETVGWGGKKMLYEQDSPMAKNNIRVEIEVLSK, from the coding sequence ATGAGAGTTTCCAACGATTTATTCAAGCTGCTTTTCATTTGTTTTTTTATATGTGGCCATACAAATAGTACAATAACCCTGAATGAAGAAATTAAGGGAAATAAAAAAGCAATAATAAGGTACGGACAGGAACCCGATGCCCTTCATACAGGAAACTATCTTATCATCGGGGTTTTTGAATACGAAAAAAATGCCCGTCGCTTTACCAACAAAGCACTTAAAGACGGACTGAAAGCTGATTATAAATTTTATTCAAAAACCGGTTTTTTTTATGTTTATACCAATAGTGATAGTGTCAGAGATGATATGATTGAGGCTTATCAATACCTCAGAAATAAAACCTCCTATAATGATGCATGGATTTTTACTGTCCAGGATGAAAAACCAGAGATAGAATACAAACCGAAAGATAAAGAAATATCCTATGGACAGCCTTTTGTAGTAGCTTCTGATCTGGAGCATAAAGATAAACCTGAGCCAGCAAGTTTACTCCATGTAGATCAGATGGTAGTGGTATTTGAAACGATTAATCATCAGACTGGTGATAGCGTAAATACCGAGATCCAACTGGTAGACAGCAGAAAAGCCAGGCTCATTGAAAAACTTGGTCAAAATCAAACCTGGAATTTCAGCAAACAAGAGTTTGCTTTAGATACAGTACAGGTAATTGCTCAAGCGCTTGGATACCGTAAATTTCAAATAGACTGGGCTGTATCTTCACCCTTAAATGATTCTGCTAATTATTTCACTTCCATCAGAAATGATACCCTCATCGTGCATCTACCGCTGATGGAACTAGAAGTTGGTGATGTGCAGGTGATGTACAATACCTATTTTTACGGAAACTCTACTGTTATGCGTATACAATCTATGTACGAATTGGAAGAGTTATACAAAGCCTTAAATAGAAATCCTGCTATGAAAATCAAGTTACATGGACATACCAATGGGAATTTTAGAGGGATTGTCTACTTGTATTTGGAAGAAGCAAAAAACTTCTTTGAATTAGCACGTACTAAAGAATATAAGAAAAGAAGTGTAAGCTCTACTTCCCTCTCTGCTTCCCGAGCCGAAACAATCAAAAGTTATTTAACACATCTCGGCATCGCCCCTGAAAGAATCGAAACCGTAGGATGGGGAGGCAAAAAAATGTTATATGAACAAGACTCTCCCATGGCAAAAAATAACATTCGCGTAGAAATAGAAGTGCTTAGTAAATAA